The following nucleotide sequence is from Zea mays cultivar B73 chromosome 1, Zm-B73-REFERENCE-NAM-5.0, whole genome shotgun sequence.
AAAATTTATATTAATCCACTTAATCACAAAGCCTTGATCTAATGAAGACATGCAAATGGGAAACAGTGACACTGTCATATCTTTATAGTAGGCAGTTCTAGAAATCCAGTCACCACATGTGATGATTTTGTAGTAAAATCAAAATTGTGCTATAAAGTAGTGACGATTTCTGCCACAACTTACTACAATGGTAGCAAAGGCAGGCCGAGGCAAACCATTCCCAAGCCTGTCTTGAATAATTCTCTCTGAATTCTTGTTGGCAAAGCATATAACAAGAACACCGATGCCTACTCCAATTTCGATAGCAAGCTGTGATACAGAAAATCATAAACAGTTTAGCAGATACTTGAATTAAATAAAACATGGTGCATGTAGAATGGAGATTGTGTAAGGTCACTTTACACACCCAGAGAAGACTGGTAGCCATCAGAGCAAGAAACGTGAAATAGTTCTTCCGTCCAACACAGTTATTTAGCCACTGCCGATGATGCAAACATAAGATATGAATAATTTAAAAACTGAAGGAAAGTACAGTTCCTATGTAAGAAATACCCGACAGTGATGATCAAATCCATCCACACACTTGTCACAACTTCTGCAGTGTTTACTGAATTTGCGAACCTGAAAAATCATCTTTCTTAATTGGAAGTGATGACAACACAAGTTAAGACAGGATATAACCTGCTGACTTAGGAAAAAAATATGCTACATGGTTGCAACGTTGAACAGAACGTACCTCGGCGTCACATAACGTGCAGAACAAGGCTCCTTCCCCATCAACTTGATTCTCTGAATCATCGTATTTCCTACAATCCTCCTTCACAAACAAAAAACAAACAAGCCCTCCAAGTAAGCAGCTCCATGGACTTGTTGGCGGCTGAGACCTTAAATCCAGATTTGTGTCTCCAGCAGCTAAAGCACCAGCGTTAGAATGCCCATCTACAGAGTTCCTACAAGTAGATGTTGCCGATGGGGAGATTGTTCCAGCGCCAATACCAGCTTTCACTGGCAAATCCGTGCCCTGTATGTTGGCAGCACTTCCAGGTGCATCGATGAGGACATTGTCGAACTTTGACATGATTCCAGGATCAGCAGGGTTTATACTAGTGCAGCGGATGTAAAGCATGGCGACAGAAAACACCTGACCGAACACATACAGGTAGAAATTATGATGAAGACATAAATTGCTTCAAATAACGACAGAGAAATACAATGCAGGTGCGGTTTGGCAGGCTCACCACGGCAGTGTAGACACCGATCACAACATACTCTAGGACTTGCTTCCCTAGAAACATTGCGAAGAATGCATAAAAAGCAATCACCAGAAGGAAGAAAACCGTAACCGCAATGATCTGTTCCATGAGATATTAAGAGAACTGTCATTCCACAAAATAGAAAAGGAGGGAAAAAACAGCATGGCTTGGATAAGTCTGTGTTTTATCATCAGAGGATGATGATCTGAAGCAAAAGGGTGGCTTGGGAATATAATATATTAATATGTAATGTTGAAAAACAAAAGGTGCATACCGAAACCTTTATACGTTGGTTACAATGCCTTTGGACCCTAAGTTGGTAATTTCATTGGTAGTCTGAAATTTTGTCAGCGGTACTAGCCCAAACGCAGTATCGAGAATATCTTCGTTTAATCCAATCAAGTATTGAAAAAATAGTGATATTAACAGGATCAACCTTTTAGGAATCAGTCAATATCCACTAGAGCAGCATGTTTTCATATCTGTGGAATATATATAAAAAGAAGAAGATTCACTATCGACAGGGTAAAATAGAACATGACCCGGGCCATGAGAGGGCAGGTTTAATCGTCAAACGAACAACATGATGAAGCCAAACGTACTCAGTGGGTCTGCAGGTGTTTCGGGCTTTGAGAAGGAAACCAAGTCCCGGTACTGATCAATGGGTTCACAGTGTAAGACGTAGGTTGTACAAGGGCGAAGAAAGAAAAACAAGAATTTGCAGCAGGCCGGAGCACCGTTGCCGCGTCGCGGACTCGCGGGTACTGCATTGCACCCAATGTTGATGTCACACATCTCTTCCTCCTAGCACATACCGGAACGAAACGATCCCGAAACTACTCCGCAGGTAAAAAGGAATCgaagtaggaggcggtggcggtggcagcCGGTGAGTGATTCGCGACGATCGGAAGCGGAGAGGAAAGGCACCGAGACCGCACCTGGAGCGTGTGCGCGGGGAGCTGCCATCCGTGCTTCCTCGCCATGGACggcgacgccgccgccgccgctgccgctgcgcGCCTCCCTCTCACTCACCTTCTCCAGTCCTGTCTTTCTCTCCCTTTCTTTCTCTTCCCACAAGGCCACGGCACGGCACAAACGCTTTGCCCTGCTTTCTCGGGAGTAGTGGTTGAAGTCAATAGGCTCTCTCTCACTGGGCAGGGCTTTCAACCCATTTCCGTTGCTGTTTTGGTGCCGGTTAGTTGGGGATTGGTGAAGACTCTCTAGTGCGATTGTGCGACAATGGTGGCAAGGGAAAGCAGGCCCGTGAAGGGGTCCGTTTCGCAgtaccaaaaaaaaaaaaaacagatttatctctaggattttctaaaaacagttttttatATAACTGAAACCATTTCGCAAATAGTTTGATATAAATGACTTATCCAAGAGTTATACATGTCTAAATAGGCTGGTCCGACAGTAGACCTATGACCCGGCACAGTTGTGACCCGGCAGTAGTCGTGTCGTGTTTGGGCCGACCGTCTGGCCCGCCCCGGTAACCACCTGCTTAAAGGACTTATTCGGTAACAGGCTAATAGTCAGTCTGTTTTTAATTATAATACTGATAATTCTGTTATTATATAAGAGTATTCTGAATTGTGATATGCGTTTATATGTGTATTTGAAACTTTTTTGTTTAAGTATGTATCTAAAATTATAAATATATTTAATTGAATCTAAAATGGATTTGAATATTATCTTTAAATTCTGAATTTTGAAGTGTTTTTGTTTACTGGCCTAGTCCTTACCCGACACGACTCGTGTGAGAATAATTGTGCCAGGACTAGACCACATCACCCCTCGTGTCGGGTCTAGCCATGCCCGAGGCGGGCTAGCCCCGGCATGACCGTTGGTATATCAAGAGTCAGAGTCATTTTAGTGTTTTAAAGTGCTAGATCTAGAGCTTGTGATTTTTTTCTCGTAGTACAAAAATAACTCTAGTTTTTAGACGCTTTTTACAGTAAACTGTTTAAAAAATGTTTAGCGAGACTCTGacttttttttagaaaaaaaaccTAGAGCCTAAGATATGCCAGGCTCTAAAGTTGAAGAGTAATATGGTTTGATTTGGTGACAAAGGGATCACGAGGGATTAGAGGGCATTGAGTTTATTTCCCCTCAATCTCCTTCAATCCTTCTGTGATCTCTAGTCACTAAATTAGTCCTATGTATGCTCAAAATGCATGGACACGGACGGACCACACACAGATACAATAATGTTGCTTGAGCATAAAGCATGCAGGGAATCATGCTCCTCCGAACGCATAAAACAATTAGCAATAACCTCATCTTGAACCACCGGATTGATCAAGACTCAGAGAACCCAATAATATAATAATCCAATTGGGAGAATAGTTCAGTTGAGTATGTGTATGTTAATTGAATGATGATCAGGGAGGAGTTGAAAGGCGGCAACCAATCAACAGTGACGTTGCATTGGCACTTGGCGGTTGCAATGCAAAGCCCCAACTAGCCACGTCTTCTATCTAGTGAtggtgacgagtttgaaaccgGCGGATACAAggttttttttttgaaaacttAGTGCAGGAGCTCTGCTATTTCATTTAAGGAAAGAAGGGAAACAAGAGTCTTAAAAAGTTGCTATTACTTATAACGAAAAACACTCAAACACAATCCAAAAAAGAGAAGACATTACACTACACATGGATGCCCAACTGCAGCTCGTCTCAACGCCATTTCTTGTTTGGCCAGATGAAAGACCACTTGTGTCGATGCTTGCTTGCCCTCAAAAATACGCCGATTCTGCTCCTTCCAAATATTCCAGGTGAAGTACATAAGCAAACCCGAAACAGTGAGTTGATCTTCTTTCGATTTGTTTTGGAGCACAACAGCCCACCACGAATCGAAGCTCTGAATATCTGAGCTGGGCGGCATGATCAGATTATTGGTCCACGACCTGACTAACTCCCACACTTCCAAAGCAAAAGGGCACTTGAGACAAAGGTGAATCGCAGTCTCCGGCTCTTGATCGCAAAGGACACACAGAGGATTGCATGGCCAATTTCTTTGACTTAGTTTATCTGCTGTGAGGATCATTGCTTGAATGAGCAGCCACACAAAGAACTTATGTTTCCCTTCGGCGTGCGCCTTCCAGATAGATTTTGCTTTGAAAGCACTGTAAGAGCCCTTGAATTGTGCAAGATAAGCTGATTTGGAAGAGTACACTCCATTCTCGGTCCATATCCACCGAATGCAATCTTCCTGGTCATTGAGCTGCACCCCCTCAATATGGTTCCACAATTGTATGAATTCAGCCATCTGTTGAACATTTTCCATTCTCCAGAGACCTCTCGTCCAATTGAGGTTAACCAATTGTTCAGCCACCGATCTATTTTTGTGCCATGCCAGGGGGTACAAGCTAGGTGCAATGTCAATCGGAGCTTTGCCTGAGAGCCAAGCGTCAAGCCAAAAACTTGTCTTCAGTCCGTTGCCAACCGTTACAGATGTTGATACCCGGAACAAAGCTGCATCTATTTTATCACAGGGTATCTGAGAACCAGCCCACGGCCTATTAGAATCAGTGCAGTTGAGCCAAAGCCACCTGAGGCGCAAAGCACGGCTGAAACACTCTAGATCCAAGATGCCAAGGCCACCCAAGGATTTCGGTCTGGCAGACTTGGTCCAATTCACTAGACAGTGCCCACCATTAGCATTTTCAGCACCTCTCCAAAGGAAAGACCTCCTAATTTTATCGATATTCTTAATGGCCCACTTCTTCAAAGGGAAAACTGTCAAAAAATGCACCGGGACAACCGTGAGCACTGAATTTACCAGAGTCAGTCTTCCAGCTTTATCAAGCAGCTTCCCTTTCCATGCCGATAATTTACCAGCCAATTTGTCAAACAGCGGCTGGAAATCCACTCGACGCAATGGTCGGCAAGTTAAAGGCAGCCCAAGGTACTTGCACGGAAAAGCTTTGATGGCACACGGGAAAGGCTGCATGATATGCTCTAGCTGCAGCGAGTCGCAGCGGATAGGATAGACAACACATTTACTCAGATTGACAGATAAACCTGAGGCTTCACTAAAAGctgctaggatctgattagtgatTTGAACTTCTTCTCTGATCGGGTTGATGAATATGGCGACATCATCAGCATAGAGGCTGACTCTCAATCTAGCAGAACGGTGAAGAATAGGGCTGAGCAGACCCTCCCGAGAAGCAATGTCAAACAGCCTCTGAACAGGGTCGATGGCAAGAATGAACAACAAGGGAGACAACGGGTCCCCCTGCCTCAAGCCCCTTCCATGGTTGAAGAAATTCCCTCTGACTCCATTAATCATTACTGCAGAGCTAGCTGATCTGAGCAGGATGGACACCCAAGCTTTCCATCTATTTCCAAACCCCAAATGATGCAGGACCTCAAGAAGGTAGTCCCATCTCACACTGTCAAAGGCCTTAGCAATATCCAATTTCAGGAACAAAGTAGGGATTTTTGCTCTATTCAGCTCTTTAATTAAATTTTGCGTGAACAGGAAATTATCATGTATGCTCCGCTTCCGGATGAAAGCACTCTGGCTTCTGGATACTAGCTGATCAAGACAGGGTGCCAGGCGGTTAGCCAACACTTTGGAAATTATCTTTGCTATGCTGTGTGTGAGGCTGATGGGTCTGAAGTCAGAAATAAGTGCTGCCTCGCTGTTCTTCGGGATCAGACAAATATGTGTAGAGTTAAGTTTGTTGAAGTGTTGGTCATGCATATGATAGAAATAATTCACAGCCAGCAATAAATCCTCTTTGACAATTGCCCAAGCAGACCGAAAAAACACTCCAATAAAGTCGTCTGGTCCAGGCGCCTTCTCAGCATGAAGATCATTTATCGCTGCTAGAACTTCCTCTTCATCAAAAGGAGCCTCCAAGTGGGAAAGGTCAGCAGCCTGTAGCCCAAGAAATTCCCAGTTCAAAGAGTTCGCCCGCACAGGAGAAGTGCCCAATAAATTGCTATAATGATTGAAAGCGAGCTGCGCTTTATCTTCCTGAGAGTAAACATTCCCTGTCTCAGTTACAAAATGCTGAATGAAATTCCTCCTGCGCCTGCCATTTATTCTGAGAAAGAATAGCCTAGAATTTGTGTGGGCTGCTTTGATCATTGTCAACCTGGACGCTTGTCGCGCCCTGAGTTTTTCTACCGCTGCGAGTCCCAAAAATTTGTTTTTGAGTTGCTTATGTAACGTAAGCTCAAGGTTGCTTAGGGGTCTATAATCTTGGACCAcatcaaaaatccaaatcagtTGCTTAGCCGCAAGCATCAGTAATTTATTATTCCCAATAAGAGCCTTGGACCACTTCCTGAGCGCTTTAGCAGTCCTCTGCAGCTTTGTGTGCAATCTTAAGAAAGGATTAAAAATTGTGAGCTGCCTGTTCCACGCATTTTCCACCACATTGCTGTAGCCACTAAGCTTTGGCCAAAAAGATTCAAAACAGAATCCCTTGTATGGgcgcctcaaggtgtcaccagatAAAAACAGTGGACAGTGATCAGATACTAAGGAGGATAGAGCCTGAACGGAGCAGCTAGGGAACATGAGGTCCCAGTCATTAGAGCAGAAAGCTCTGTCGATTCTAGTGTGAGTCCTAGAATTAGTCCAAGTAAACCTCCTCCCTCTTAGGGGCAGCTCCTTCAGTTCTAGATCATTCAACACAGATCTAAAGGCCCCCATTAACCTCTTATTTAAATTGTTGTTGCTCTTGTCCTCGGCACTGATGATTAAATTGAAGTCTCCAATAATTAACCACTTCTCTGTGGAGATGCTACCCAGCTGCCTAAGCTCATGCAAAAACTCTAACTTATGAGCGTCGAGCTGCGGCCCATAAACAACAGTAATCCACCACTCGCTAGGTACACAGTTGGACTGAATCAAGGCAGAAATAATGTTGCTTGTACAGGCTGTCGAGAGGATCCGGAAGTAACTGGCATGCACAGCTAGCAGAATGCCGCCCCTCGTGCTATCTGCGGGGAGAAAAGCAAAATTCTGAAAGAAATCGGGTCCAAGCGTCTCGGACACCACGGCGCTGTCAACCTGCTGCAGTTTGGTCTCTTGTAAACAGGCAAGTGCACCTCGTATCCCTAGCCATATCTAAAACCACCTTCCTCCTGGCACTGTTATTTAAAACCTGGACGTTCCAGTTAAGGATTGAGCAGTTTTGTGCATCCATGAGAACCAGAACAAACACAACACAACAAACGGAAAACCAGGGACCACCACAAACAGCCGAACAAAGCTGACCACCTTGCCCAAGCAAGGCACACCAAAAGTAAAGATATCACAAAAGCAAGTACTGAGGGGGGCACATAGGGAAAGATTATTACACAGGTACACAACCGATCAGATTAGACCGTCCCCAGGACGGCTAACGGCGCAAGCGGGTCAGAGTCAATTGAATCTTCCTCTACCAAGATGAAAAGTGACTGATAGCCAGCAGCAGCTTCTACATTCAGATGATCCACAAACTGTGCTCTGAACCTCGCATGATCTTGTTCATTTGGTTTAGCATGATCAGGAATAGTGCCACTGCGCTTCATCAGCAAAGCAGTGGTCTGCTCCTCCATTGTGAGGTTGGATTTAGGCTTGCTGGCGATTCTGGCACTAGAACGTGTTGCCATCTTTTTCACAGTCGAGGCACGCTTAGTTTTGTTGACAGGGGGCAGAGGGGTGGGCAGGACCGCCGATGGTACGAGGGAGAGTAAAGAGGCAAGCACATCCCTGTCCCCTTAACTTCCACCGCACCAGCAACATCAATAGCAATAACACCAGCATCATTAGAAGGCCCGGACTCAGAATGTGGGGGAGCATTGTCAACCACAGCTGTAACCATGGAAACATGGACAGGGGCCAGTGCAGCACCCCGCACCTCGTCCAACATGGGGTCGCAAGATGAATCCCAGATTACCGGAGTGCTTGAAAAAGAGAGCAGGATAGGGTCGTGTTGGAGGACCAAGCTTGACTTGTTATCAGTATGTTCTGCAGCCCTGCGAAGATTGCACGATTGAAGCACCTTCATCATAGCAGCGATGATAGCACGTCTGAGCAGATCATGCTCAACACAGACTTCGCAATGATCTGCACGACTGAGCAGATCATGCTCATAAACCGTCATAGCAGCGGTGCACAGGACGCAGGCCTTCACGCCCTTCGTGCGGAAACCGGCCGCTCCTGACGCAAGCTCCAAACCAGCATCCGCGAGTTTAATATAGAACCCGCATTTGTACCCGTTCCCATGACGTTATGGGTATAATACGGTACCTATACCCGCGACCCACGGGTGCCACAAACCCTCGGGTACGCATATATACACACATATATTGATATATAcatatacatacacatatataTATCTATTATGGGTACACCGGTTTGCGTGCACGGATATAACAATTTCATACCCGTGAGAAAAAAATCTCGTCGGGTTGAAAATCAAACCTACACCCGTATTGTTCAACACCAAAAGTGGTGGACGGTCCCGCCGCCGCGATCAGTTTGACTCGGGCGGTTAATTATTTATCTCAtgtgtggttatccatctaatcacgtgggatcTCTTGTATATCGTTTAGGAACGGGTCCAGACCCctctatatatatgaaggggtatgACTGATTGAGAACTCCGAACACATTCTAATCGAACCAGTCTATTTTATTTACCTTTTCTGCCATAGGAGTAGATGTAACGTAACTTTAATTGTAGTTTTTCACATATCTACCTCTACCCCtaatcgactctacgtcgtctacatCCGTCTTGGATGGTCTACCAACCTCAAGACGACACCAGGATCTAGTTTCCTTGAGGGGCAAGATCCACCCATCTCTTACATTATCTTCACAAATTGTCTATGGGTGACTCTACGTCGTCTGGGAACGCCTCAGGTGACCTGCCGATCCGGACCACCCGAAGATCTCTCCCCAAGGGCGAGATCTAGGTAGcggtgaggaggaagaagaacatGTGCCATCGCGGACCATCTGGTCCAGAGCCGCAGACCGTCTGCGCCGCCGTAGAGGGCACCGCCGGATGGTACACCATCAGTGATTGACACCCAGATCTGTGCAACACGTACCCGCGAGTACAAACTCACACCCAAACCCGCACTTTATAGTGTTTTTGCCCGCGAGCACACGGGTAAAATGTGTCTGTAGTCATCCCTACTTCTATCCATGGTTAGATTGACTATGCATTATATCTATGTAATGAAAGTGTTTAAGATATGTAAAATTTGGTATTATTTTCTATAAACATAGTTAAACTCTTAAATAAAAGTTTCAGAATCCGTTTTTTTTGGAGTAGACAGAAATTTTTGAATGAAAATTGACTTTTGCAAATTTAGAATTCTCTAGTATATAAAGCATTAGTTTCCATCCACCGTTCTCATACTCTCCCATAATTAAACGATAAAAAACTTAAACCTTTACATAAATAAGGATTCAAATCATAGTTGTTTGCACCACCTAACCAACAGAACACGTATGTTTATGTTTCATGCTCTATATTTATAAGTGGAATCATATATAGCAACGTTTGGTCAGAAGACACGTATGTTTATGTTTCATGCTCTATATTTATAAGTGGAATCATATATAGCAACGTTTGGTCAGAAGACACGTATGTTTATGTTTCATGCTCTATATTTATAAGTGAAATCATTTATAGCAACGTATTAGCACTTTGCTAGTTTAATTTTACTGGGGACGGTGGCAGTAGTTTAGGATGGCTTTTTTAACAAAAAAGATGAATGTGCTGTTAACTAATGGGCATTTTGGGCCGCGTTTACCGCGGTGGACCAGGTGACTAGAGACCTGAATGCCAGTTCAGTTCATACAAACACTTCACAATCAGTACACATCCTGTACCAAGAAATGCGTGCATTAACTGTGTAATGCACTCGTACAGTCGTACCAGTACAAATTGATGCCATCCCATGGCAGGCTTCACAGGGAATTGCACACAAACCTTTATTCGAGCTAAGCctatttggttcagcttttttctgaccagcttttccgagaatctagctgtggggagaatctagatgtgtagagaatctgagtattattaggattacgtgcggaggaagataaagatattcatagggctcaggatctagaaagtgacagattcctactattgcaacaactcaaccgattatatatttatgttgattttgaatagtTTTTAcctaaacgaattttatagaagctggctgaaaagctgacgcgtttggcagtccgcagcagcttttggtggccagaagctgcaaaaagctgaaacaaacaggggcaTAATGGCTTCCTCGTTTTCCTTCCAATTCATGTGGATTAGATAAAATTGAGTGGATTTAAATCTTAAACAAGTCAAAAAAATTCATATTTTGTTTTCAATCTCATCTAATCCATATGTGATAGAAATAACCGAGCAAAACCAGCTGGAAATACATGAAATCAGGAAATACCATTCCCATTTCAGACTCAGACTGTCTGTACCACTGTCAACCAGCTGCCAAACTGTCTTTGTTCATCAAACGTGATGCCACAAGTTGTGTTCGAGAAGGGAGGAAACATTGATGCCAAGTTGCCAACAAGTGTGGATTGTGGTTTATGGCGGCAGTGTGGGTGTGGGTACAATAATTGTTCATCTCCGATCAGACTGTACAGCGtctcattctttctttctctgccTCGTTATCTCCACGCCCAGGTAGTCCAGAACGCCTCGCACCGCGACGTGAGGCTTGCCAACCTTCACCCGGACTGCGGAGACCTGAGGGAACTTGAGCAGCGTGGCCTCTGCGATCGAGTGGGCTACCGACTCCAAGAGGTTGCGTGGCGTGCCCTCGACAACATCCTTTGCAATGCTGGGGAGGCGGGTAAACAACAAAACTGGTTGTCAGGGGATCTGATAAAAACATGTTGCGAAATGGTCAACCCAAATCCCCAGCCGCTATAAGGATAAGCTGCTGCTGCTCACCTGTAGATATCGGTGTAGCTGACGGTGTCAGCGATGCAGTCGGACTCGCCGGCGGCGGCGAGGTCCATCCAGGCGTCGATGTCGACGACGAACTTCTGCCCCAGCGTCTTCTCCTCCCGCAGGACGCCATGGAAGCCGTGGAACTGAAGGCCGCGCAGGATGAGCTTGTCGCCGCCGCCCCACGTGGCCGCCGCCGCCGAATCCTCCGCCATGGATCGGTGGTAAAATGGGCCGGGCAGCAGCGGTTCCGGAGCTGCGGTGTGGCGgctgaaaag
It contains:
- the LOC103643202 gene encoding dihydroneopterin aldolase 1 — protein: MAEDSAAAATWGGGDKLILRGLQFHGFHGVLREEKTLGQKFVVDIDAWMDLAAAGESDCIADTVSYTDIYSIAKDVVEGTPRNLLESVAHSIAEATLLKFPQVSAVRVKVGKPHVAVRGVLDYLGVEITRQRKKE